From Uloborus diversus isolate 005 chromosome 8, Udiv.v.3.1, whole genome shotgun sequence, a single genomic window includes:
- the LOC129227486 gene encoding fructose-bisphosphate aldolase-like isoform X1: MAHFSYLSEQQQTDLRNIAEAIVAPGKGILAADESTATMGKRLTNIGVENSEDNRRAYRQLLFTSDKSMDNYISGVILFHETLFQKSDDGTNFVTLLQNRGIIPGIKVDKGVVNLMGTDEESTTQGLDDLATRCQEYHKLGCRFAKWRCVLKIRDHTPSPLAILENANVLARYATECQKAGIVPIVEPEILPDGDHDLERCQKVTEKVLAAVYKALSDHHVYLEGTLLKPNMVTPGQSCSKKYTAQDIAKATVTALQRTVPAAVPGITFLSGGQSEEEASINLDALNKYPGKKPWALTFSYGRALQASALKAWSGKKENVKAGQDEFLKRAKANGLACQGKYVPGSIQSLASQKSNFVPTHSY; this comes from the exons ATGGCACACTTCAGTTACCTTTCCGAACAGCAGCAAACTGATTTGCGAAATATTGCTGAAGCCATTGTTGCTCCCGGCAAAGGCATTTTGGCTGCCGATGAAAGTACAG CAACAATGGGTAAGAGGCTTACTAATATTGGAGTTGAAAATTCTGAAGACAATAGGAGAGCATACAGACAACTGCTGTTCACATCTGACAAATCCATGGACAATTACATAAGTGGCGTAATCCTATTTCATGAAACCCTCTTCCAAAAAAGTGATGATGGAACAAACTTTGTTACACTTCTTCAAAACAGAGGCATTATTCCTGGAATCAAAGTAGACAAAGGTGTTGTTAATTTGATGGGTACTGATGAAGAAAGCACAACTCAAG GTCTTGATGATTTGGCTACAAGGTGCCAAGAATATCATAAACTTGGTTGTCGATTTGCCAAATGGAGATGTGTTTTGAAAATCAGGGATCATACCCCATCTCCACTGGCTATTTTGGAAAATGCTAATGTTCTTGCTCGTTATGCTACAGAGTGCCAAAag GCTGGAATTGTGCCCATTGTTGAGCCAGAGATTTTGCCTGATGGTGACCATGACTTAGAAAGGTGCCAAAAAGTGACTGAAAAAGTTTTAGCTGCTGTTTATAAAGCTCTTAGTGATCATCATGTATATTTGGAAGGAACTCTATTGAAACCCAACATGGTTACTCCTGGTCAGAGCTGTTCTAAGAAATATACTGCTCAAGATATTGCTAAAGCTACCGTGACTGCATTGCAAAGGACTGTACCTGCTGCAGTTCCAG GAATAACTTTCTTATCTGGTGGGCAATCTGAGGAAGAAGCTTCCATCAATCTTGATGCTCTCAACAAATATCCTGGCAAGAAACCATGGGCTCTGACTTTCAGCTATGGTCGTGCTTTGCAGGCGAGTGCTCTGAAAGCATGGTCTGGCAAGAAAGAAAATGTAAAGGCTGGCCAGGATGAGTTCTTAAAACGAGctaag GCAAATGGACTTGCATGTCAGGGCAAATATGTACCAGGTTCAATTCAAAGCCTTGCATCCCAAAAATCCAATTTTGTGCCTACACACTCCTATTAA
- the LOC129227486 gene encoding fructose-bisphosphate aldolase-like isoform X2, which produces MAHFSYLSEQQQTDLRNIAEAIVAPGKGILAADESTATMGKRLTNIGVENSEDNRRAYRQLLFTSDKSMDNYISGVILFHETLFQKSDDGTNFVTLLQNRGIIPGIKVDKGVVNLMGTDEESTTQGLDDLATRCQEYHKLGCRFAKWRCVLKIRDHTPSPLAILENANVLARYATECQKAGIVPIVEPEILPDGDHDLERCQKVTEKVLAAVYKALSDHHVYLEGTLLKPNMVTPGQSCSKKYTAQDIAKATVTALQRTVPAAVPGITFLSGGQSEEEASINLDALNKYPGKKPWALTFSYGRALQASALKAWSGKKENVKAGQDEFLKRAKANSEAALGKYGGGVSGAAAGETLFIKDHAY; this is translated from the exons ATGGCACACTTCAGTTACCTTTCCGAACAGCAGCAAACTGATTTGCGAAATATTGCTGAAGCCATTGTTGCTCCCGGCAAAGGCATTTTGGCTGCCGATGAAAGTACAG CAACAATGGGTAAGAGGCTTACTAATATTGGAGTTGAAAATTCTGAAGACAATAGGAGAGCATACAGACAACTGCTGTTCACATCTGACAAATCCATGGACAATTACATAAGTGGCGTAATCCTATTTCATGAAACCCTCTTCCAAAAAAGTGATGATGGAACAAACTTTGTTACACTTCTTCAAAACAGAGGCATTATTCCTGGAATCAAAGTAGACAAAGGTGTTGTTAATTTGATGGGTACTGATGAAGAAAGCACAACTCAAG GTCTTGATGATTTGGCTACAAGGTGCCAAGAATATCATAAACTTGGTTGTCGATTTGCCAAATGGAGATGTGTTTTGAAAATCAGGGATCATACCCCATCTCCACTGGCTATTTTGGAAAATGCTAATGTTCTTGCTCGTTATGCTACAGAGTGCCAAAag GCTGGAATTGTGCCCATTGTTGAGCCAGAGATTTTGCCTGATGGTGACCATGACTTAGAAAGGTGCCAAAAAGTGACTGAAAAAGTTTTAGCTGCTGTTTATAAAGCTCTTAGTGATCATCATGTATATTTGGAAGGAACTCTATTGAAACCCAACATGGTTACTCCTGGTCAGAGCTGTTCTAAGAAATATACTGCTCAAGATATTGCTAAAGCTACCGTGACTGCATTGCAAAGGACTGTACCTGCTGCAGTTCCAG GAATAACTTTCTTATCTGGTGGGCAATCTGAGGAAGAAGCTTCCATCAATCTTGATGCTCTCAACAAATATCCTGGCAAGAAACCATGGGCTCTGACTTTCAGCTATGGTCGTGCTTTGCAGGCGAGTGCTCTGAAAGCATGGTCTGGCAAGAAAGAAAATGTAAAGGCTGGCCAGGATGAGTTCTTAAAACGAGctaag GCCAATAGCGAAGCTGCTCTTGGAAAATATGGTGGAGGAGTTTCTGGAGCTGCGGCTGGAGAGACCCTATTCATCAAAGATCATGCTTACTAA